Proteins from a single region of Juglans microcarpa x Juglans regia isolate MS1-56 chromosome 5S, Jm3101_v1.0, whole genome shotgun sequence:
- the LOC121268495 gene encoding uncharacterized protein LOC121268495 — MKNTIRCCISCILPCGALDVIRIVHSNGHVEEISGTIRASEIMKAYPKHVLKKPSSSSDDGCVPKIVIVPPDAELRRGKIYFLMPVPSNPEKNRSRSSSTRKKRRSEPDNNPNNATSMTKPLITDQYLSEILSDQKLSTHRDRSRRDRVGVWRPHLESICESPSDHV; from the coding sequence ATGAAAAACACCATTAGATGCTGCATCTCTTGCATTCTACCATGTGGAGCTCTCGACGTAATTCGCATAGTACACAGCAATGGCCACGTGGAAGAGATCAGCGGGACAATCCGAGCCAGCGAGATTATGAAGGCCTACCCTAAGCACGTCCTAAAGAAACCCTCTTCTTCATCAGACGACGGTTGTGTCCCAAAGATTGTGATAGTCCCACCGGACGCAGAGCTTCGACGCGGGAAGATATACTTCCTCATGCCGGTACCTTCAAATCCGGAAAAAAATCGATCGAGATCATCATCCacgagaaagaaaagaagatcagAGCCCGATAACAACCCCAACAACGCTACGTCAATGACAAAACCATTGATAACGGATCAGTACTTGAGTGAAATACTCTCGGATCAGAAGCTTTCCACGCATAGGGATCGCAGCAGGCGAGACCGTGTTGGGGTATGGAGGCCTCACTTAGAGAGCATTTGTGAGTCACCAAGTGATCATGTTTGA